In Marinobacter antarcticus, one genomic interval encodes:
- a CDS encoding PHA/PHB synthase family protein, which yields MSEKPVKITPSPEFEPDVVPQSLMRAGVHGGNLLKRSIMRRLRRRPPNPVSIKSMAKPFASLTGKLLTQPDTVILAQVRLLRDTTKFCSGLVSSRIRNKPLAVIEPEKSDGRFRDPSWNDAMAFNAIKQAYLLSNRWIMDTIDDVRGMDKHTRRKLRFFTGQMTDALAPSNFILSNPEVLRTTVQTRGTNLLRGIANLLRDLDEGQGPMPFRMSDPDAFRVGENLANTPGDVVFQNELMQLIQYKPTTDTVHRRPLLVIPPWINKYYILDLGEKKSFIRYWVEHGHTVFVISWINPGPELAHKSFEDYMLEGPIAAMDAIEQATGERELNTVGYCIGGTLLGCTLAWLAAREDDRIKSATFLNSLMDFSEVGDLEVFIDEDSVSKLEKAMDKQGYLEGASMATAFNMLRANGLIWSFFVNNYLLGRENAPFDLLYWNADATRMPAAMHSFYLRNMYLHNRLREPGGIELAGTPIDLGKVKVPSYFASAIEDHIAPWISCYRGSRYLGGPVRFVLGGSGHIAGIINPPDRKKYGYRLNEDSNLDPDTWLLGAKQFEGSWWPDWVAWAEQFGGGEVNARNASEGKLPVIEPAPGAYVQDLPAVN from the coding sequence ATGTCTGAGAAACCGGTAAAAATTACGCCCTCCCCTGAATTCGAGCCCGACGTCGTGCCCCAGTCCCTGATGCGCGCAGGCGTACATGGCGGCAATCTTCTGAAACGCTCGATTATGCGCCGGTTACGACGCAGACCTCCTAATCCGGTCAGCATCAAAAGCATGGCTAAACCCTTTGCTTCCCTCACAGGGAAGCTCTTAACCCAGCCAGACACCGTGATCCTCGCGCAGGTGCGGCTGCTCAGGGACACCACCAAATTTTGTTCAGGTCTGGTATCCAGCCGCATACGCAACAAGCCATTGGCCGTGATCGAGCCGGAAAAGAGCGACGGGCGCTTTCGCGACCCAAGCTGGAACGATGCAATGGCGTTCAACGCCATCAAACAGGCGTACTTGCTCTCTAATCGCTGGATCATGGACACGATCGATGATGTGCGCGGAATGGACAAGCACACCAGGCGCAAACTGCGATTTTTCACCGGCCAGATGACCGACGCTCTGGCCCCAAGTAATTTCATCCTGAGCAATCCCGAAGTACTGCGCACGACGGTCCAGACCCGTGGCACGAACCTGCTACGAGGGATCGCCAACTTGCTGCGTGACCTGGATGAGGGCCAGGGCCCTATGCCCTTCCGCATGTCCGACCCGGACGCCTTCAGGGTTGGTGAGAATCTGGCCAACACACCGGGTGATGTTGTTTTCCAGAATGAGCTGATGCAGCTGATTCAGTACAAGCCGACCACCGACACCGTGCACCGCCGGCCGCTGCTGGTAATCCCGCCCTGGATCAACAAGTACTATATTCTTGATCTGGGTGAGAAAAAATCGTTCATCCGTTATTGGGTAGAACACGGGCACACGGTGTTCGTAATCTCTTGGATTAATCCAGGACCGGAACTGGCGCACAAGAGTTTTGAAGATTACATGCTGGAGGGGCCCATCGCCGCCATGGACGCCATTGAGCAAGCCACCGGCGAGCGCGAGCTCAATACCGTCGGCTACTGCATTGGCGGCACCCTGCTCGGCTGCACGCTGGCCTGGCTGGCAGCCCGTGAAGACGACCGGATCAAAAGCGCGACCTTCCTCAACAGCTTGATGGACTTTTCCGAAGTCGGCGACCTGGAAGTGTTTATCGATGAGGATTCCGTCAGCAAACTCGAGAAGGCCATGGACAAGCAGGGTTATCTTGAGGGCGCCTCCATGGCGACCGCCTTCAACATGCTGAGGGCCAATGGACTGATATGGTCATTCTTCGTCAATAATTACCTGCTGGGCCGTGAAAACGCACCCTTTGACCTGCTCTACTGGAACGCAGATGCCACCCGCATGCCTGCGGCCATGCACAGCTTTTATCTGCGCAACATGTACCTGCACAACCGACTGCGCGAGCCTGGCGGTATTGAGCTGGCGGGCACTCCGATCGACCTGGGGAAAGTCAAGGTGCCGAGTTACTTTGCGTCGGCCATCGAGGATCACATTGCTCCCTGGATCTCCTGCTATCGGGGCTCACGCTACCTGGGCGGACCGGTGCGTTTTGTACTCGGCGGCTCGGGTCACATCGCCGGCATCATCAATCCGCCGGATCGGAAGAAGTACGGCTATCGTCTCAACGAGGACAGCAATCTGGACCCGGACACCTGGTTACTGGGCGCTAAACAGTTCGAAGGTTCCTGGTGGCCCGACTGGGTCGCCTGGGCTGAACAGTTTGGTGGTGGCGAGGTGAACGCTCGTAATGCATCCGAAGGAAAGCTGCCGGTGATCGAGCCGGCGCCCGGAGCCTATGTGCAGGATTTGCCAGCGGTAAACTAG
- a CDS encoding extracellular solute-binding protein: MRSFRQFKYLTMVTAATAAFSISAQAETLRLLTWGGYAPQDVVEQFEKETGIEVKITLSNNEDMISKLRATRGAGFDLAQPSQDRIVSAQADFDIYKPMDLSKIETAKIIPSMLAATRKNTEFEGEVYGVPHVWGTSGLIVNRKAAATVKDYTDLCDDSLSGSVSYRLKRPTLIGFAFALGEDPFAAYGDTEKYQAILDKVEAKLVACKSNVKAYWSGGDALLNLMRSGEVSAAMAWDAGGWKLNAENPDITFVAPKSGALGWIDTFVLPRKTKAEEAAYKWINFVMQPEVAARITESAGNFTAAKGSDDFVNDSLKAQFKESFPQADLDNINWYPPVPAGLEEMEGKVLDRVKAAN; encoded by the coding sequence ATGAGATCTTTCCGTCAATTCAAGTATCTGACAATGGTTACTGCTGCAACTGCGGCGTTTTCGATTTCCGCTCAGGCTGAAACGCTCCGTCTGCTTACCTGGGGCGGTTACGCGCCGCAGGATGTGGTCGAACAGTTTGAGAAAGAGACCGGTATTGAAGTCAAAATTACCCTCTCCAATAACGAAGACATGATCTCAAAGTTGCGTGCCACCCGTGGCGCCGGCTTCGATCTGGCCCAGCCAAGCCAGGACCGAATCGTGAGTGCCCAGGCCGATTTCGATATTTATAAGCCAATGGATTTGAGCAAAATCGAGACGGCGAAGATCATCCCGTCCATGTTAGCCGCGACCAGGAAGAACACGGAATTTGAAGGCGAGGTGTACGGCGTTCCACACGTTTGGGGTACCAGCGGCCTGATCGTTAACCGTAAGGCGGCAGCCACAGTAAAGGATTACACCGACCTGTGTGATGATTCGCTGAGCGGCTCCGTGTCATATCGCCTTAAGCGCCCAACCCTGATTGGTTTTGCCTTTGCACTTGGTGAAGACCCGTTCGCAGCCTATGGCGACACAGAAAAATATCAGGCCATTCTGGATAAGGTTGAAGCAAAACTGGTCGCCTGTAAAAGTAACGTGAAAGCCTATTGGTCTGGCGGTGATGCCTTGTTGAACCTGATGCGCTCAGGGGAAGTGTCTGCTGCGATGGCTTGGGACGCCGGTGGCTGGAAGCTTAACGCGGAAAACCCGGATATCACCTTTGTGGCACCAAAGTCTGGCGCCCTGGGCTGGATCGACACCTTTGTTCTGCCCCGTAAAACCAAGGCGGAAGAGGCCGCTTACAAGTGGATCAACTTCGTTATGCAGCCGGAAGTTGCAGCCCGCATTACCGAATCTGCCGGTAACTTTACAGCCGCGAAAGGCAGTGATGATTTCGTTAATGACAGCTTGAAGGCTCAGTTCAAGGAAAGCTTTCCTCAAGCGGATCTGGACAACATTAACTGGTACCCACCCGTTCCAGCCGGCCTGGAAGAGATGGAAGGTAAGGTACTCGATCGGGTGAAAGCCGCTAACTAA
- a CDS encoding ABC transporter permease encodes MIHSISSSRFYRVSYRCYVILFFIFLITPLLVVAAFSFNDSLFPSLPWNGFTWDWYLGEGAPRLGLFHDDALLDSIGVSVQVAIVTTLASLALATCNAFLFEREQFPGKNFLYVLMLMPLVVPGVILGVSILVFSSTVANWFEVKFDYEIEALRPGLLLVTLGQFAFITTIATLVISARLRKFDITQEEAAMNLGASRLTAIATVTLPFLKPALFGAGVVAFLMSFENFNTTLMLVGSDAPLTIAMFDRLREGSTPVLNAVSVLLMVGSAGLALVSLFAQRPDKQ; translated from the coding sequence ATGATCCACTCTATATCCAGTAGCCGTTTTTATCGGGTGTCTTACCGGTGTTACGTGATACTGTTTTTCATCTTCCTGATTACGCCACTGCTGGTTGTGGCGGCATTCTCGTTTAATGACTCATTGTTCCCATCGTTGCCGTGGAATGGTTTTACCTGGGACTGGTATTTGGGTGAGGGCGCTCCCAGACTTGGCCTGTTCCACGATGACGCCTTGCTCGACAGTATTGGTGTCAGTGTTCAGGTTGCTATTGTGACCACTCTGGCAAGCTTGGCACTGGCGACCTGTAATGCCTTTTTGTTTGAGCGTGAGCAGTTTCCGGGTAAGAACTTTCTTTATGTGCTCATGCTGATGCCACTGGTGGTGCCGGGAGTGATACTTGGGGTGTCTATTCTGGTGTTCAGCAGCACTGTAGCTAACTGGTTTGAGGTGAAATTTGACTACGAGATTGAAGCTCTGCGGCCCGGTCTGTTATTAGTCACCCTCGGCCAGTTTGCCTTTATCACGACCATCGCCACGCTGGTGATTTCCGCACGCCTGCGCAAATTCGACATTACCCAGGAAGAAGCCGCTATGAACCTTGGTGCCAGCCGCCTGACGGCCATAGCAACCGTGACTCTGCCGTTCCTGAAGCCTGCTCTGTTTGGTGCCGGCGTGGTGGCATTTCTGATGTCGTTTGAAAACTTCAACACCACCTTGATGCTGGTAGGCTCCGACGCCCCGCTCACCATTGCCATGTTTGATCGGTTGCGGGAAGGCTCAACACCGGTACTAAATGCGGTTTCGGTGTTGCTTATGGTGGGATCGGCGGGTCTTGCTCTGGTCTCGCTGTTTGCACAACGCCCGGATAAGCAGTGA
- a CDS encoding baeRF11 domain-containing protein, with protein sequence MYYVDMPSAAEIGDLNLARSDASVSIYLPTTPLSREVEKSRINLGNLVKKAVSQLEATGFDKRRILSLQEQFDDLLADDEFWSHQANSLAILATPESLRTYRMANKLSDIVEVSDRFHLKPLLRAITFPHAAHILALSENAVRLIEVSSDLPAREIKVPDMPEDLTAVVGKTTNKDYTGTGHRPGAQGHSSYLTRYVRKINSVMRPVLMRSDRPLILAMTKPLEALFRSMSAVPALPGIIAGNPEHLSEAELASAARPVLDAHYSDQIKDFHRLFEERTGQNRTTTDISDAARLATFGAIDRLLIDIDSVVDGFIDDDTGEVTFGAQGDAINYGVVDEIAGRALRTGAKVMAVRKSDIPGAHDLAVISRYPI encoded by the coding sequence ATGTATTACGTAGATATGCCAAGCGCCGCAGAAATCGGCGACCTCAACCTCGCCCGCTCTGATGCGTCCGTCTCGATTTACCTACCGACCACGCCACTTAGCCGTGAAGTCGAGAAGAGCCGGATCAATCTCGGCAACCTGGTCAAGAAGGCGGTTAGTCAGCTTGAAGCCACGGGCTTCGATAAACGCCGCATCTTGTCGCTGCAGGAACAGTTCGATGACTTGTTGGCTGATGACGAGTTCTGGAGCCATCAGGCAAACAGTCTGGCGATTCTGGCAACGCCGGAGTCGCTGCGCACTTACCGCATGGCGAACAAGCTAAGCGATATAGTCGAGGTGTCGGACCGCTTCCACCTCAAGCCGCTGCTGCGCGCGATTACCTTCCCTCATGCCGCGCATATTCTGGCCCTTTCAGAAAACGCCGTGAGATTGATCGAAGTGTCTTCAGACTTGCCGGCCAGAGAGATCAAGGTGCCCGACATGCCTGAAGATCTCACTGCCGTCGTCGGTAAAACGACCAACAAGGACTATACGGGTACCGGTCACCGGCCTGGCGCTCAGGGTCATAGCTCTTATCTGACGCGCTATGTGCGGAAGATCAATAGTGTAATGCGCCCCGTCCTTATGCGCTCTGATCGCCCGCTCATATTGGCGATGACCAAGCCATTAGAAGCCCTGTTCCGTTCGATGAGTGCCGTCCCGGCACTTCCCGGCATTATTGCGGGCAACCCCGAACATTTGAGCGAGGCAGAGTTGGCAAGTGCCGCAAGGCCTGTGCTGGATGCTCACTACTCAGACCAGATAAAGGACTTTCACCGCCTGTTCGAAGAGCGAACTGGCCAAAACCGGACGACCACGGATATTTCCGATGCCGCGCGACTGGCTACTTTCGGCGCGATCGACAGGCTGCTGATCGATATAGATAGCGTGGTCGACGGCTTTATAGACGACGACACCGGCGAGGTCACTTTCGGAGCCCAGGGTGATGCGATTAACTATGGCGTGGTTGATGAAATTGCTGGCCGTGCACTTCGCACGGGTGCCAAGGTGATGGCCGTTCGCAAGTCAGATATCCCCGGGGCTCACGATCTGGCTGTTATCTCGCGCTATCCGATCTGA
- the fabG gene encoding 3-oxoacyl-[acyl-carrier-protein] reductase — MQDLKGKIAIVTGGSRGIGRHIALQLAQRGADVAINYRSRQSDADETLKEIEATGVRALAIKADLSKMPEARAMIKEVHEKWGRIDILVNNAGITRDKSMKKLTDEDWNEVLDTNLGSVYATCSEVLNIMLEQKYGRIINITSFVGQAGNFGQANYAASKGGIIAFTKTLALEVAKHNITVNAIAPGFTETEMLAQVPENIREQIVARVPMGRFGQPEEIARAVVFLAAEGDYITGQQINVNGGVYM; from the coding sequence ATGCAAGACCTCAAAGGCAAGATAGCCATCGTTACCGGCGGATCTCGTGGCATTGGCCGGCATATCGCACTTCAGCTTGCCCAACGGGGCGCCGACGTCGCAATCAACTATCGCTCACGCCAGTCCGATGCGGACGAAACCCTCAAGGAAATTGAGGCGACTGGCGTCCGGGCACTGGCCATCAAGGCGGATCTTTCAAAAATGCCGGAGGCACGCGCCATGATTAAAGAGGTTCACGAAAAGTGGGGGCGCATCGACATCCTGGTGAACAACGCCGGTATCACCCGGGACAAGTCCATGAAAAAACTCACCGACGAGGACTGGAACGAGGTTCTCGATACCAACCTTGGGAGCGTCTACGCCACATGTTCCGAAGTGCTGAACATCATGCTGGAGCAGAAGTACGGGCGCATCATCAACATTACCTCCTTCGTCGGTCAGGCCGGCAACTTCGGGCAGGCTAACTACGCGGCCAGTAAGGGCGGCATTATCGCGTTCACCAAAACCCTGGCATTGGAAGTGGCCAAGCACAACATTACTGTCAATGCCATTGCCCCAGGCTTTACCGAGACGGAAATGCTCGCTCAGGTTCCCGAGAATATCCGTGAACAGATTGTTGCACGAGTGCCAATGGGTCGCTTTGGTCAACCGGAGGAAATCGCACGAGCAGTGGTTTTCCTGGCAGCGGAAGGAGACTACATCACCGGTCAGCAAATTAACGTTAACGGCGGCGTGTACATGTAA
- a CDS encoding ABC transporter ATP-binding protein, with amino-acid sequence MSDQAFAVDADAGVQEDLACTLLSKHFGEFAAVDEVSFSIPRGAFFSILGPSGCGKTTLLRMLAGFQQPDSGDILIKGSSVLHTAPNKRPVNMVFQHLALFPTMSVAENIAYGLKRKGVPKREHAALIDEVLAKVQLPGYGDKRIDQLSGGQKQRVAIARCLVLNPAVLLLDEPLGALDLKLREQMKIELKRLQREFNTTFVYITHDQSEALVMSDQVAVMNKGRFEQVGTPQELYYQPKTAFVAGFVGDSNQYAGTVQAQSDQIITIVTEHGVRLLSQSRQPMPLGSPITLFIRPEVMQISTSRPEAEQDNCLQVTILRMLFDGARSQLQVETAEGAVLTVALPQTADFHALEPGRSVYVSWQAGQSLCFPVSTETQPESVQ; translated from the coding sequence ATGTCGGATCAAGCATTCGCTGTGGATGCCGATGCGGGGGTGCAGGAAGATCTTGCCTGCACCCTGCTGAGCAAACATTTTGGTGAGTTTGCCGCTGTTGATGAAGTGTCGTTCAGCATCCCCCGCGGGGCTTTCTTTTCCATCCTTGGCCCCTCTGGCTGCGGTAAAACAACGCTGTTGCGAATGCTGGCCGGTTTCCAGCAACCGGATTCCGGCGATATTCTGATCAAGGGCAGTTCAGTACTGCATACCGCCCCGAACAAACGCCCCGTTAACATGGTGTTTCAGCATCTGGCGCTGTTCCCCACCATGTCGGTTGCAGAGAACATTGCCTACGGGCTGAAGCGCAAAGGTGTTCCCAAGCGCGAGCACGCTGCCTTGATTGATGAGGTGTTGGCCAAGGTTCAGCTGCCCGGCTACGGCGATAAGCGCATCGATCAACTATCCGGCGGACAGAAGCAGCGCGTAGCGATAGCCCGCTGCTTAGTGTTGAACCCCGCCGTGTTGCTGCTGGATGAGCCTTTGGGTGCACTGGACCTGAAGCTGCGCGAGCAAATGAAAATTGAGCTGAAACGGCTGCAGCGGGAATTCAACACCACGTTTGTGTACATCACCCACGATCAGTCAGAAGCGCTGGTGATGTCTGATCAGGTGGCGGTGATGAACAAAGGCCGGTTTGAGCAGGTAGGTACGCCCCAAGAGCTTTACTATCAGCCCAAAACCGCCTTTGTGGCGGGCTTTGTCGGCGACAGCAATCAGTACGCAGGCACAGTGCAGGCGCAGTCAGACCAAATTATCACCATTGTTACCGAGCACGGTGTGCGGCTGCTTAGCCAAAGCCGGCAGCCAATGCCGTTGGGCTCGCCCATCACCTTGTTCATACGGCCTGAGGTGATGCAGATCAGTACATCCAGGCCTGAAGCTGAGCAGGATAACTGCCTGCAAGTCACCATTCTGCGCATGCTGTTTGATGGCGCTCGCAGCCAGCTTCAAGTGGAAACGGCCGAGGGTGCCGTGCTCACGGTTGCACTCCCCCAAACCGCAGACTTTCATGCCCTTGAGCCTGGCCGTTCGGTGTATGTGAGTTGGCAGGCTGGTCAGAGCCTTTGCTTCCCGGTCTCAACGGAGACTCAGCCAGAGTCTGTGCAATGA
- a CDS encoding polyhydroxyalkanoate depolymerase produces the protein MMYFAHEIGRAALKPIRMLTGAQSTLLQHRLSPLSRVPGARSVASAYGVFRDLTQRYPKPAFNLHTTLCDGERVEVQEEIVLRKPFAQLKHFRRSVTRPDDPKLLIVAPLSGHFASLLRGTVEAMLPEHDVYITDWRDACKVPLSEGDFGLDDYIDYVIEFIDHLGPDTHVLAVCQPVVPVLAATAVMAEDGHPAAPRSLTLMSGPIDGRIDPTTPCKLATKHKLSWFKRNLVHPVPAPYPGAMRKVYPGFLQLTGFVNMNLGRHIKAYRELFRSIRDDKTDKVSRHRDFYDEYLAVMDLPATYYLDTIQRVFQEFHLARGCFKHRGRLVNPAAIHDTALMTIEGEKDDISSPGQTRAAHDLCINVPDSRRLHHLQPGVGHYGVFNGSQWREAIAPRVRDFIRAA, from the coding sequence ATGATGTACTTTGCCCACGAGATAGGCCGCGCTGCGCTGAAGCCCATACGCATGCTGACCGGCGCCCAGAGCACCCTGCTCCAGCACCGACTGAGCCCTTTATCCCGCGTTCCCGGGGCACGCAGCGTTGCGTCGGCCTACGGGGTGTTCAGAGATCTCACCCAGCGCTACCCGAAACCGGCTTTCAATCTGCACACAACTCTCTGTGATGGCGAGCGAGTCGAAGTTCAGGAAGAGATTGTTTTGCGTAAACCGTTTGCGCAGCTTAAACACTTCCGGCGCAGCGTAACGCGGCCCGATGACCCGAAACTGCTGATTGTCGCGCCCCTGTCCGGCCACTTTGCCTCGCTCCTGCGTGGCACCGTGGAGGCGATGCTGCCGGAACACGACGTGTACATCACGGACTGGCGCGATGCCTGCAAGGTTCCGCTGTCAGAGGGTGATTTTGGCCTCGATGACTACATCGACTACGTCATAGAGTTTATCGATCACCTGGGGCCAGACACCCACGTTTTGGCGGTCTGCCAGCCAGTGGTGCCCGTGCTTGCCGCCACCGCAGTCATGGCCGAGGATGGCCACCCTGCGGCGCCTCGCTCGCTGACACTGATGAGCGGTCCCATAGACGGTCGCATAGACCCCACCACGCCCTGCAAACTGGCTACCAAACACAAGCTATCATGGTTCAAACGCAACCTCGTGCACCCGGTGCCCGCGCCCTACCCTGGAGCCATGCGCAAAGTTTATCCCGGGTTCCTGCAGCTGACCGGTTTTGTGAACATGAACCTCGGGCGACACATTAAGGCCTACCGTGAGCTTTTCCGCTCCATTCGCGATGACAAGACCGACAAGGTCAGCCGCCACCGCGACTTCTACGACGAGTACCTGGCCGTGATGGATCTGCCAGCGACTTATTATCTGGACACCATACAACGCGTCTTCCAGGAGTTTCACCTGGCCCGCGGCTGCTTCAAACACCGTGGACGTCTGGTGAATCCGGCCGCCATCCACGACACCGCCCTGATGACGATCGAGGGTGAGAAAGATGACATTTCAAGCCCCGGACAGACCCGGGCTGCCCACGATCTATGCATCAATGTACCGGACTCCCGTCGGCTGCATCACCTGCAGCCGGGTGTTGGCCATTACGGTGTATTCAACGGCAGCCAGTGGCGCGAGGCCATTGCGCCGCGGGTACGGGACTTCATCCGTGCAGCCTGA
- a CDS encoding ABC transporter permease translates to MSVEPGNFNRTQYRLGFWLLLAPILLWLSLLIILPHIDMVLVSLRERIAARQYAFSFSNYTAFFTEPLYWNTFVRTAVMSIIATVLTLIIAFPVSFYIAKVLTGRPKIALFILCLIPFWVSELVRTYGWMILLRETGLISGALQWLGLVDQPVEMLYNDVAIMVGLIYTSMLFMVVPLVTTLDSLDNSLIEAGYDLGGSSWHVMRSIVIPHAMPGIMSGCIVVFMLTLGNYLTPTLLGGKNSLWFTEQIYTQFITRFNWEQGAAFGILLLILSSLIVWLGLKITKQSFTRVMS, encoded by the coding sequence ATGAGCGTCGAGCCCGGCAACTTCAACCGCACGCAATATCGCCTGGGCTTTTGGCTGCTGCTGGCGCCTATTTTGCTCTGGCTTAGCTTGCTGATTATCCTGCCGCATATCGATATGGTGCTGGTGTCCCTGCGGGAACGCATAGCAGCACGGCAATACGCTTTCAGCTTCAGTAACTACACCGCATTTTTTACCGAACCGCTTTACTGGAATACCTTTGTACGCACCGCAGTCATGTCTATTATTGCCACTGTACTTACGCTGATTATTGCCTTTCCAGTGTCGTTTTATATCGCGAAGGTGCTCACAGGCAGACCCAAAATAGCTCTGTTTATCTTGTGCCTGATTCCATTCTGGGTAAGTGAGTTAGTGCGTACATACGGCTGGATGATTTTACTGCGGGAAACCGGGCTGATCAGCGGCGCGCTCCAGTGGCTGGGGCTAGTCGATCAACCTGTTGAAATGCTTTATAACGATGTCGCCATTATGGTGGGGCTTATCTATACCTCCATGCTGTTCATGGTGGTGCCATTGGTCACCACGCTCGACAGCCTGGACAACAGCCTGATTGAAGCCGGTTACGATCTTGGCGGAAGCAGTTGGCACGTGATGAGAAGCATTGTCATCCCCCATGCAATGCCCGGCATTATGAGCGGCTGTATTGTTGTGTTCATGCTGACGCTCGGGAACTATCTGACCCCGACGCTATTGGGGGGCAAAAACAGTTTGTGGTTTACCGAACAAATCTACACACAGTTCATTACCCGTTTTAACTGGGAGCAAGGCGCCGCCTTTGGCATTCTGTTGCTGATACTGTCGTCGCTGATTGTCTGGTTGGGTCTGAAAATCACCAAACAGTCGTTTACACGGGTGATGTCATGA
- a CDS encoding sensor domain-containing protein, producing the protein MHNARISSDGLRDMIEGEQFIKTIIDSAPNMMGYWGTDLRCRYANNAFSEWFGIQPEKIIGIRFQDLVSEQLFALNEPHIRGALAGEPQRFERTLNKADGSVGHIIGHYIPDFGADGKVRGFSIQASEVTVLKGIEANGRWYGEVWNRRKDEELYLQRMTISMVRDDDGEPMRYVSVFSDITALWRRDEYIRHLAFHDALTDLPNRTLLMDRIDQKRLHGEREQSHFALMFLDLDGFKRINDQFGHKYAAKSLGTNNISFFSTASQAS; encoded by the coding sequence TTGCACAACGCCCGGATAAGCAGTGATGGGCTTCGGGATATGATTGAGGGCGAGCAGTTCATTAAAACCATCATTGATAGCGCGCCGAACATGATGGGTTATTGGGGCACGGATTTACGCTGCCGCTACGCTAATAATGCCTTCAGCGAGTGGTTCGGGATACAGCCCGAGAAGATTATCGGGATTCGGTTTCAGGATCTCGTAAGCGAACAATTGTTTGCTCTGAATGAGCCCCATATTCGCGGCGCCCTGGCTGGTGAACCACAACGTTTTGAGCGCACTCTGAACAAAGCTGATGGAAGTGTGGGGCATATCATCGGGCACTACATTCCTGATTTTGGCGCCGATGGTAAGGTCAGAGGGTTTTCGATTCAGGCCAGTGAAGTGACGGTTCTCAAAGGGATAGAAGCAAATGGTCGCTGGTACGGCGAGGTATGGAACCGCCGTAAAGACGAAGAACTTTACCTGCAACGCATGACCATCAGCATGGTGCGCGACGATGACGGCGAGCCCATGCGCTATGTATCTGTATTCAGTGACATTACGGCTCTATGGCGTAGAGATGAATACATTAGACACCTGGCGTTTCACGATGCCTTGACCGACTTGCCCAATCGTACGTTACTGATGGATCGGATTGATCAAAAACGTCTCCACGGCGAGCGTGAACAGAGTCATTTTGCGCTGATGTTTCTCGATCTTGACGGATTTAAGCGCATCAACGACCAGTTTGGTCATAAGTATGCCGCCAAAAGCCTGGGTACGAACAATATCAGTTTTTTCTCGACTGCCAGCCAGGCATCGTGA